Proteins encoded by one window of Enterobacter pseudoroggenkampii:
- the glnP gene encoding glutamine ABC transporter permease GlnP gives MQFDWSAIWPAIPILLEGAKMTLWISVLGLVGGLIIGLVAGFARTYGGWIANHIALVFIEVIRGTPIVVQVMFIYFALPMAFTDLRIDPFSAAVVTIMINSGAYIAEITRGAVLSIHKGFSEAGLALGLSRRETIRHVILPLALRRMLPPLGNQWIISIKDTSLFIVIGVAELTRQGQEIIAGNFRALEIWSAVAVVYLIITLVLSFVLRRLERRMKIL, from the coding sequence ATGCAGTTTGACTGGAGCGCCATCTGGCCTGCCATTCCTATCTTGCTTGAAGGCGCTAAAATGACCCTGTGGATTTCGGTCCTGGGTCTGGTTGGTGGGTTGATTATCGGTCTTGTCGCCGGTTTCGCTCGCACCTACGGCGGCTGGATTGCAAACCACATCGCACTGGTTTTCATCGAAGTGATCCGCGGCACCCCAATTGTCGTACAGGTCATGTTCATCTACTTCGCCCTGCCAATGGCGTTCACCGACCTGCGCATCGATCCGTTCAGCGCAGCCGTCGTCACCATTATGATCAACTCAGGCGCTTACATAGCGGAAATCACCCGCGGTGCGGTGCTGTCGATTCATAAAGGTTTCAGTGAAGCCGGTCTGGCGCTAGGTCTTTCTCGTCGCGAAACGATCCGCCACGTTATTCTGCCGCTGGCGCTGCGTCGCATGCTGCCACCGCTCGGTAACCAGTGGATCATCAGCATTAAAGATACGTCGCTGTTCATTGTTATCGGCGTGGCCGAGCTGACCCGTCAGGGTCAGGAGATCATTGCTGGCAACTTCCGCGCGCTGGAAATCTGGAGTGCGGTAGCCGTTGTCTACCTGATCATTACTCTGGTTCTGAGCTTCGTTCTGCGTCGTCTTGAAAGAAGGATGAAAATCCTGTGA
- the ybiO gene encoding mechanosensitive channel protein has translation MPWILLLLISLFSAPSFAVAIPGVTTGTTASQQNTPPPEPDVEQKKAAYSALADVLENDTSRQELIGQLRKVAATPPQEPVPVITPPQVEEQKTVLENVTDVSRHYGEALSSRFAQLYRNLIGSPHKPFNPQTFTAAATQFLMLAGAVFLFYWLVRLCAWPLYRKMGQWGRRKNQQKSSWLHLPLMIASAFMIDLLLLALTLFLGQMLADRLNADNKTIAFQQSLFLNAFALIEFFKALLRLLFCPHVPELRPFAIRDASAKYWALRLSVLSGLIGYGLLVAVPIISNQVNVQFGALANVIIMICITVWSLYLIFHNKKTITQSLLNLADRSLSFFSLFIRAFALVWHWLASAYFIVLCFFSLFDPGNSLKFMMGATFKSLAIIGIAAFVSGLLSRWISKTITLSPQVQRNYPELQKRVNGWMSVSLKVARILTVCVAIMLLLNAWSLFDFWNWLHNGAGEKTVDILIRIALILFFSAVGWTLLASLIENRLVSDIHGRPLPSARARTLLTLFRNALAVIISTITIMIVLSEIGVNIAPLLAGAGALGLAISFGSQTLVKDIITGIFIQFENGMNTGDLVTIGPLTGTVERMSIRSVGVRQDTGAYHIIPWSSITTFANFVRGIGSVVANYDVDRHEDADKAKQALRDAVEELMQMEDIRGLVIGEPSFAGIVGLTNTAFTLRVSFTTQPLKQWTVRFALDSMVKKHFDLANVRMPVQTYQVLPPPAAPLPPQEPTL, from the coding sequence GTGCCGTGGATCCTGTTGCTGTTGATTAGCCTGTTTAGTGCGCCATCGTTCGCCGTCGCGATCCCCGGCGTGACCACCGGAACAACCGCCAGCCAGCAAAATACGCCGCCACCGGAACCCGATGTCGAACAGAAAAAAGCCGCCTACAGCGCCCTCGCCGACGTCCTTGAGAACGACACCTCCCGGCAGGAACTTATTGGTCAGCTGCGGAAAGTGGCCGCCACGCCGCCGCAGGAGCCGGTGCCTGTCATCACCCCTCCCCAGGTGGAGGAACAAAAAACGGTGCTGGAAAATGTCACCGACGTGAGCCGGCACTATGGGGAAGCGCTCTCCTCGCGCTTTGCTCAGCTCTACCGCAACCTGATTGGCTCGCCGCATAAGCCGTTTAACCCACAAACGTTTACCGCCGCCGCCACGCAGTTTCTGATGCTGGCCGGTGCAGTATTTCTTTTTTACTGGCTGGTACGCCTGTGCGCGTGGCCGCTCTATCGCAAAATGGGGCAATGGGGACGCAGAAAGAATCAGCAGAAAAGCAGCTGGCTGCACCTGCCGTTGATGATAGCCTCAGCGTTTATGATCGATTTACTGCTGCTTGCGTTGACGCTGTTTTTAGGCCAGATGTTGGCCGACAGGCTGAACGCGGACAACAAAACCATCGCCTTCCAGCAGTCGCTTTTCCTGAACGCCTTTGCCCTGATTGAGTTCTTCAAAGCGCTGCTGCGGTTACTTTTTTGTCCGCACGTGCCTGAACTGCGTCCTTTCGCCATCCGGGATGCGAGCGCGAAGTACTGGGCGCTGCGTCTGAGCGTGCTCAGCGGGCTGATTGGCTACGGTCTGCTGGTTGCCGTGCCGATCATCTCCAACCAGGTGAACGTCCAGTTCGGGGCGCTGGCAAACGTCATTATCATGATCTGCATTACCGTCTGGTCGCTGTATCTGATCTTCCACAATAAAAAAACCATTACCCAAAGCCTGCTGAATCTGGCCGATCGCTCCCTTTCGTTCTTTAGCCTGTTTATCCGCGCTTTCGCCCTGGTGTGGCACTGGCTGGCAAGCGCCTACTTCATCGTACTGTGCTTCTTCTCGCTGTTCGACCCGGGCAATAGCCTGAAATTCATGATGGGGGCGACGTTCAAAAGCCTGGCCATTATCGGCATCGCGGCGTTTGTGTCGGGGCTGCTGTCGCGCTGGATCTCGAAAACCATCACCCTGTCGCCGCAGGTACAGCGTAATTACCCGGAGCTGCAAAAACGGGTGAACGGCTGGATGTCGGTATCGCTCAAAGTGGCGCGCATTCTCACCGTCTGCGTGGCGATTATGCTGCTCCTGAATGCGTGGAGCCTGTTTGATTTCTGGAACTGGCTGCATAACGGCGCAGGCGAAAAGACCGTCGATATTTTAATTCGTATCGCCCTGATCCTGTTCTTCTCCGCGGTCGGCTGGACGCTGCTGGCGAGCCTTATCGAGAACCGCCTGGTATCGGATATTCACGGCAGGCCGCTGCCCAGCGCGCGGGCAAGAACGCTATTAACCCTGTTCCGCAACGCGCTGGCGGTGATTATCAGCACCATCACCATCATGATTGTGCTGTCGGAAATCGGCGTAAATATCGCCCCGCTGCTGGCGGGGGCCGGTGCGCTGGGGCTGGCGATCTCCTTCGGGTCGCAAACGCTGGTGAAGGATATTATTACCGGCATTTTCATTCAGTTTGAAAACGGGATGAACACGGGCGATCTGGTGACCATCGGACCGTTAACCGGCACCGTGGAGAGGATGTCCATCCGCTCGGTGGGCGTGCGCCAGGACACCGGGGCGTACCACATCATTCCCTGGTCTTCGATCACCACCTTCGCCAACTTTGTACGCGGCATTGGTTCAGTTGTAGCGAACTACGATGTGGATCGTCACGAGGATGCGGACAAAGCGAAGCAGGCGCTGCGCGATGCGGTAGAAGAGCTGATGCAGATGGAGGATATTCGCGGGCTGGTGATTGGTGAGCCGTCATTCGCCGGCATCGTCGGACTGACGAACACGGCGTTTACCCTGCGCGTGTCGTTCACCACCCAGCCGCTGAAGCAGTGGACGGTGCGCTTTGCGCTCGACAGCATGGTGAAAAAACACTTCGATCTGGCGAACGTGCGGATGCCGGTCCAGACCTATCAGGTACTACCGCCGCCCGCAGCTCCGCTCCCACCGCAGGAGCCGACGCTGTAG
- the ybiB gene encoding DNA-binding protein YbiB: MDYRKIIKEVGRGKNHARDLDHETARALYTRMLEGDVPDLEMGGILIALRIKGEGEAEMRGFYEAMQAQTLRLTPPVAKPMPIVIPSYNGARKQANLTPLLAILLHKLGFPVVVHGVSEDPTRVLTETIFGMLGIEPTRHAGQAQAKLDGHQPVYIPVGTLCPPLEKQLDMRWRMGVRNSAHTLAKLATPFGEDAALRLSSVSHPEYVARVGQFFAAIGGRALLMHGTEGEVYANPQRCPQVMLIDSAGTRTILERGEENSGVILPEAKDPHTTAHWIEQCLAGKVPVPHSIKLQMACCLLATGEVDTVEAGLARVAQSF, encoded by the coding sequence GTGGATTACCGCAAAATTATCAAAGAGGTAGGGCGTGGGAAAAATCATGCCCGCGATCTGGACCATGAAACCGCGCGTGCACTTTACACCCGCATGCTTGAGGGCGACGTCCCCGACCTGGAAATGGGGGGCATTCTGATCGCGCTGCGTATCAAAGGAGAGGGTGAGGCGGAGATGCGCGGGTTCTATGAAGCCATGCAGGCGCAAACGCTGCGCTTAACGCCGCCTGTGGCAAAGCCCATGCCGATCGTAATCCCGAGCTACAACGGCGCGCGCAAGCAGGCAAATTTAACCCCGCTTCTCGCTATTTTATTACACAAGCTGGGGTTCCCGGTGGTGGTGCACGGGGTTAGCGAAGACCCCACTCGCGTACTGACGGAAACCATTTTCGGGATGCTGGGCATCGAGCCAACGCGTCATGCCGGTCAGGCGCAGGCGAAGCTGGATGGCCATCAGCCCGTTTATATCCCGGTTGGCACACTTTGCCCACCGCTTGAAAAGCAGCTAGATATGCGCTGGCGCATGGGCGTGCGCAACAGCGCGCACACGCTGGCGAAGCTGGCCACACCGTTTGGCGAAGATGCCGCCCTTCGTCTTTCCAGCGTCTCGCACCCGGAATACGTGGCGCGTGTGGGTCAGTTCTTTGCGGCTATTGGCGGAAGGGCGTTACTGATGCACGGCACGGAAGGTGAGGTTTATGCGAACCCACAGCGTTGCCCGCAGGTGATGCTGATTGATTCTGCAGGTACGCGCACCATTCTGGAACGCGGGGAGGAAAATAGCGGTGTGATATTGCCTGAGGCAAAAGATCCCCATACTACAGCCCACTGGATTGAGCAGTGCCTTGCCGGAAAAGTTCCTGTTCCGCATTCGATCAAGCTGCAGATGGCCTGCTGTTTGCTGGCAACCGGTGAAGTGGACACGGTAGAAGCCGGGCTGGCACGCGTGGCGCAGTCTTTTTAA
- the glnQ gene encoding glutamine ABC transporter ATP-binding protein GlnQ: protein MIEFKNVSKHFGPTQVLHNIDLNIKQGEVVVIIGPSGSGKSTLLRCINKLEEITSGDLIVDGLKVNDPKVDDRLIRQEAGMVFQQFYLFPHLTALENVMFGPLRVRGANKAAAEALAKDLLAKVGLAERAHHYPSELSGGQQQRVAIARALAVKPKMMLFDEPTSALDPELRHEVLKVMQDLAEEGMTMVIVTHEIGFAEKVASRLIFIDKGRIAEDGNPQELIANPPSPRLQEFLQHVS, encoded by the coding sequence GTGATTGAATTTAAAAACGTTTCCAAGCACTTTGGCCCAACCCAGGTGCTGCACAATATCGATCTGAACATTAAACAGGGTGAAGTGGTGGTGATTATTGGGCCATCCGGCTCCGGTAAATCCACCCTGCTGCGCTGCATCAACAAGCTGGAAGAGATCACCAGCGGCGATCTTATCGTCGACGGTCTGAAGGTGAACGACCCGAAAGTGGACGACCGTCTGATTCGTCAGGAAGCGGGCATGGTGTTCCAGCAGTTTTACCTGTTCCCTCACCTGACGGCGCTGGAAAACGTGATGTTTGGCCCCCTGCGCGTGCGCGGCGCTAACAAAGCGGCAGCAGAAGCGCTGGCCAAAGATCTGCTGGCGAAAGTCGGCCTGGCTGAACGCGCGCACCACTACCCTTCTGAGCTGTCCGGTGGTCAACAGCAGCGCGTGGCGATTGCCCGCGCGCTGGCGGTCAAACCGAAAATGATGCTGTTTGATGAGCCTACGTCCGCACTCGACCCGGAGCTGCGCCACGAGGTGCTGAAGGTCATGCAGGATCTGGCAGAAGAAGGGATGACGATGGTGATCGTGACCCACGAAATCGGCTTCGCTGAAAAAGTGGCGTCCCGCCTGATCTTTATTGATAAAGGCCGTATCGCGGAAGACGGTAACCCGCAGGAATTAATTGCGAACCCGCCGAGCCCGCGTCTGCAGGAGTTCCTGCAGCACGTCTCCTGA
- the ybiJ gene encoding DUF1471 family protein YbiJ has product MKTIKYAVAAVALSALSFGAFAVEPVSSTQAQNMNKVGVVSADGATTLDGLEAKLAEKAAAAGASGYTITSANGNNKLSGTAVIYK; this is encoded by the coding sequence ATGAAAACCATCAAATATGCTGTAGCTGCTGTTGCCCTGTCCGCTCTGTCCTTCGGCGCTTTCGCCGTAGAGCCAGTCTCTTCAACTCAGGCACAGAACATGAACAAAGTCGGTGTGGTGAGTGCTGATGGCGCGACCACGCTGGACGGTCTGGAAGCCAAACTGGCTGAGAAAGCCGCTGCTGCCGGTGCAAGCGGATACACCATTACCTCCGCTAACGGCAATAACAAGCTGAGCGGTACCGCGGTTATCTACAAATAA
- the rlmF gene encoding 23S rRNA (adenine(1618)-N(6))-methyltransferase RlmF yields the protein MTAQKPGLHPRNRHRSRYDMNALCLSCPPLQDYLVQTPAGEPSVNFADPQAVKMLNKALLAHFYGVAHWDIPEGFLCPPVPGRADYVHHLADLLAEGNEGVVPPQATILDIGTGANLIYPLIGAHEYHWRFTGSEIGAEAFASAQAIISANPGLSRAIRLRRQKEAASIFNGIIHKNESYDATMCNPPFHDSAASARAGSERKRRNLGQAEDAALNFGGQQQELWCEGGEVAFILRMIAESKQFGRQVKWFTTLVSRGDNLPPLYRALTEAGAVKVVKKEMAQGQKQSRFIAWTFMDNNKRRK from the coding sequence ATGACTGCCCAAAAGCCGGGATTGCACCCGCGAAATCGCCACCGCAGCCGCTACGACATGAATGCGTTATGCCTGAGCTGCCCGCCGCTGCAGGACTACCTGGTTCAGACCCCAGCGGGAGAGCCCTCGGTCAACTTTGCTGACCCGCAGGCGGTTAAAATGTTGAACAAAGCCCTACTGGCGCATTTTTACGGTGTGGCTCACTGGGATATTCCGGAAGGCTTTCTCTGTCCACCTGTGCCGGGCCGCGCGGATTACGTGCATCACCTTGCCGATCTTCTTGCCGAGGGCAATGAGGGCGTTGTTCCGCCGCAGGCCACCATTCTGGACATTGGCACCGGGGCGAATCTGATTTACCCGCTGATCGGCGCGCATGAATACCACTGGCGCTTTACCGGAAGCGAAATCGGTGCCGAGGCCTTTGCCAGCGCCCAGGCGATTATCAGCGCGAATCCTGGGTTGAGTCGCGCCATTCGCCTGCGTCGTCAGAAAGAGGCGGCGTCGATCTTCAACGGCATTATTCACAAAAACGAAAGCTATGACGCCACGATGTGCAATCCGCCGTTCCATGATTCGGCGGCATCGGCTCGCGCGGGCAGCGAGCGCAAGCGCCGCAATCTGGGTCAGGCTGAAGACGCCGCGCTGAACTTCGGTGGTCAGCAGCAGGAGCTCTGGTGTGAAGGGGGCGAAGTGGCGTTTATCCTGCGCATGATTGCGGAAAGCAAACAGTTTGGTCGTCAGGTAAAGTGGTTCACGACGCTGGTTTCCCGCGGAGATAACCTGCCGCCACTCTACCGCGCGCTCACCGAAGCGGGTGCCGTAAAAGTGGTGAAAAAAGAGATGGCGCAGGGCCAGAAGCAAAGCCGCTTTATCGCCTGGACGTTTATGGACAATAACAAACGTCGCAAATAG
- a CDS encoding fimbria/pilus outer membrane usher protein, which produces MYSHKKPFTCRISSLLVILCGLAMMFFAQQVMADDYFNPALLDIDNPQQGKTDLSVYEKGPGQAPGKYQVAIFINNNKIDTRDVTFTLQKDSHGSNSLQPCFSLNDLKSLGIKTQKYPALMAKGQCADLTAIPAASTSFHVRNQQLLLSIPQLALGQVPRGYIDPKEFDEGITAGILNYSATASQSHARQSGEQNNSSQYVNLRPGFNVGAWRVRNYSTWNRSTQGKEEQQKFSSVYTYAQRDIVAMKSDLTVGQSSSPSDVFDSVPYTGVELKSDSDMLPDSEKGYAPIIRGTAHSNALVMVRQNGYVIYQNTVAPGAFEINDLYPTGSSGDLQVTVKETDGSESHFVVPYASVPVLQREKNLRYSVTAGRYRSYDKDVEKTPFAQGSAIYGLPFGFTAYGGIQQSSHYQSQALGAGKNMGDLGAFSIDVTRAKALLKKQQASKGQSWRVRYSKDFAGSGTNFSLAGYRYNSKGFYTLEDTMESYTRSDDWSAPQQRRARTEATIDQTLPEGWGSVTLNMVKETYWSQNQDMTSMSVSYNNSWHGVSYSLSYSMNKNTQDSDENGDEVTNDNQFSLSVSVPLDHWMHNTWATYNLNNTKDGTTQNIGLNGTALKEDNLNWNIQEGVSSTGSSNSTSMNADYKATYGEVSAGVSQDKYQQTVNVGLQGGVVAHANGITLSQPLGETIALVKAPGTHGTHITNQTGVETDFRGYTVVPFVTAYRHNTIALDTETLPDDADVTHAAQVVTPTRGAVVRASFTTRVGNRVLMPLTHNGKPLPFGATVTTEDKDNEFIVGSDGQTYLSGLPARGKLSVAWGDNASEQCIAQYALAEERDESGIITAAATCQ; this is translated from the coding sequence ATGTACAGCCATAAAAAGCCTTTCACCTGCCGAATTTCATCCCTGCTGGTCATTCTCTGTGGCCTGGCAATGATGTTTTTTGCGCAGCAGGTTATGGCTGATGATTATTTTAACCCGGCGCTGCTGGATATTGATAATCCGCAACAGGGTAAGACCGATCTGTCGGTTTACGAAAAAGGGCCAGGGCAGGCACCGGGTAAATATCAGGTCGCTATTTTTATTAATAATAATAAAATTGATACCCGCGACGTCACGTTCACATTGCAAAAAGATTCACACGGCAGCAATTCACTTCAGCCCTGCTTTAGCCTGAATGATTTAAAAAGCCTTGGGATCAAAACCCAAAAATATCCGGCGCTGATGGCAAAAGGCCAGTGTGCCGATTTAACCGCCATCCCGGCAGCCTCCACGTCGTTTCACGTTCGCAATCAGCAGCTGCTGCTCAGTATCCCTCAACTGGCCCTGGGCCAGGTTCCACGCGGCTATATCGACCCGAAAGAATTCGACGAGGGGATCACCGCAGGTATTCTCAACTACAGCGCGACTGCCAGCCAGAGCCATGCGCGACAGTCGGGCGAGCAGAATAACAGCAGCCAGTACGTTAACCTGCGTCCCGGGTTTAACGTTGGCGCCTGGCGCGTACGCAACTACTCCACGTGGAATCGCAGTACCCAGGGCAAGGAAGAGCAACAAAAATTCTCCTCCGTTTATACCTATGCCCAGCGCGATATCGTGGCGATGAAAAGCGATCTCACCGTTGGACAAAGCTCTTCGCCTTCTGATGTTTTTGACAGCGTACCCTACACCGGCGTGGAGCTTAAATCCGACAGCGACATGCTGCCGGACAGCGAAAAAGGCTATGCGCCCATTATTCGCGGCACCGCACACAGCAATGCGCTGGTGATGGTTCGCCAGAACGGGTACGTCATTTATCAGAACACGGTCGCTCCCGGCGCGTTTGAAATTAACGACCTTTACCCCACCGGCAGCAGCGGCGATCTGCAGGTCACCGTGAAAGAGACCGACGGCAGCGAAAGCCATTTCGTGGTGCCATATGCCTCCGTACCGGTACTGCAGCGCGAAAAAAACCTGCGCTACAGCGTGACCGCCGGGCGGTACCGTTCCTACGACAAAGACGTCGAGAAAACTCCGTTTGCCCAGGGCAGCGCAATTTACGGCCTGCCCTTTGGTTTTACCGCTTACGGCGGCATACAGCAGAGCAGCCACTATCAGTCCCAGGCGCTCGGCGCCGGGAAAAACATGGGCGATTTAGGGGCGTTCTCCATCGACGTCACCCGCGCAAAGGCCCTGCTGAAAAAGCAGCAGGCCAGCAAAGGCCAGTCCTGGCGCGTGCGCTACAGCAAAGATTTTGCCGGTTCAGGCACCAACTTCTCGCTCGCGGGCTATCGCTACAACAGCAAAGGGTTTTACACCCTGGAAGACACCATGGAGTCATATACCCGCTCTGACGACTGGTCTGCCCCCCAGCAGCGCCGCGCCCGAACCGAGGCCACCATCGACCAGACGCTGCCCGAAGGCTGGGGGTCCGTCACCCTGAACATGGTGAAAGAGACTTACTGGAGCCAGAACCAGGACATGACCTCCATGAGCGTCAGCTACAACAACAGCTGGCACGGGGTGAGCTACAGCCTGAGCTACAGCATGAACAAGAACACCCAGGACAGCGATGAAAACGGCGACGAAGTGACGAACGACAACCAGTTCTCGCTGAGCGTCTCCGTGCCGCTGGACCACTGGATGCATAACACCTGGGCCACCTACAACCTGAACAATACCAAAGACGGTACCACGCAGAATATCGGCCTGAACGGCACGGCGCTGAAGGAAGACAACCTGAACTGGAATATTCAGGAAGGGGTGAGCAGTACCGGCAGCAGTAACTCCACCAGCATGAACGCCGATTACAAAGCGACCTATGGCGAAGTGAGCGCAGGCGTCAGTCAGGATAAATACCAGCAGACCGTGAACGTCGGTTTGCAGGGCGGCGTGGTTGCCCATGCCAACGGCATCACCCTGAGCCAGCCGCTCGGTGAGACCATCGCGCTGGTGAAGGCGCCGGGAACGCACGGGACGCATATCACCAACCAGACGGGCGTTGAGACCGATTTCCGCGGCTACACCGTCGTACCATTCGTCACCGCGTATCGCCATAACACCATTGCGCTGGATACCGAAACGCTGCCGGATGATGCCGACGTGACGCACGCGGCGCAGGTAGTGACCCCTACACGCGGCGCCGTAGTTCGCGCCAGCTTTACTACCCGCGTGGGCAATCGCGTGCTGATGCCGCTCACGCACAACGGTAAACCGCTGCCCTTCGGCGCGACGGTGACCACTGAGGATAAGGACAACGAATTTATCGTTGGCTCAGATGGCCAAACGTACCTCTCCGGCCTCCCCGCACGCGGAAAACTCTCCGTTGCGTGGGGTGACAATGCCAGCGAACAATGCATCGCGCAGTACGCGCTGGCTGAAGAGAGAGATGAATCCGGCATTATTACCGCTGCCGCAACATGTCAGTAA
- the mcbA gene encoding DUF1471 family periplasmic protein McbA, which produces MKKYLTLAIIAGVLATASFSAMAVQSLTQSTDTSQLRPAGTVSVSRASNLDDLQAKLAEKARQEGAKGFVVNSAGGDNHMYGTATIYK; this is translated from the coding sequence ATGAAAAAGTATCTGACCCTTGCTATTATCGCTGGCGTCCTGGCAACCGCTTCATTCTCTGCCATGGCCGTTCAGTCACTGACCCAGAGTACCGACACCAGCCAGCTCCGTCCTGCAGGCACCGTTTCAGTTAGTCGTGCCAGCAACCTTGACGATCTCCAGGCTAAACTTGCCGAAAAAGCCCGTCAGGAAGGTGCAAAAGGCTTCGTGGTGAACTCCGCTGGCGGCGATAACCATATGTACGGCACAGCGACCATTTATAAATAA
- a CDS encoding fimbrial biogenesis chaperone, whose translation MRHGYLLSTLLLAASTAHAGVIINGTRLVYQGEKKESSLGLSNPDATDYLVQSWVDSGGKNLAKAPFLITPPLFRLDAKEDNVLRVVRTGGNLPEDRESLYWLNIKAIPSSKHVEGVNTLQIAINTRIKLLYRPSAVKGRPEEVADKLEWHHEGNELVVNNPTPFFMNFQTVTLNGHKVTKATWAVPKTETHFALPGNIGGSTVTYSIITDYGSISHTWSKAVR comes from the coding sequence ATGCGCCACGGTTATTTACTGAGCACGCTTTTACTGGCGGCCTCTACTGCACATGCAGGTGTCATTATTAATGGCACACGTCTGGTCTACCAGGGAGAGAAAAAGGAATCGTCTCTTGGTCTTTCAAACCCAGATGCAACGGATTATCTGGTACAGTCCTGGGTCGACTCTGGCGGTAAAAACCTGGCCAAAGCGCCGTTCCTAATCACCCCTCCTCTTTTCCGTCTGGATGCGAAAGAAGATAACGTTCTGCGCGTTGTACGTACGGGCGGAAATTTACCGGAAGACAGGGAATCTCTGTACTGGTTAAATATTAAAGCGATCCCATCATCAAAGCACGTCGAAGGTGTGAATACGCTACAAATTGCCATTAATACGCGTATTAAATTGCTTTATCGCCCGTCAGCAGTAAAAGGCAGACCAGAAGAGGTGGCCGATAAGCTTGAATGGCACCATGAAGGTAATGAATTGGTGGTGAATAACCCCACGCCTTTCTTTATGAACTTCCAGACCGTCACGCTGAACGGTCATAAAGTAACAAAAGCCACCTGGGCGGTCCCGAAAACGGAAACGCATTTTGCCTTACCTGGCAATATCGGAGGCTCAACCGTCACGTATTCCATTATTACTGATTACGGCAGCATCAGCCATACCTGGTCGAAAGCCGTTCGTTAA
- a CDS encoding DksA/TraR family C4-type zinc finger protein, translated as MASGWANDDAVNEQINSTIEDAVARARGEIPRGESLTECEECGEPIPEARRKAIPGVRLCISCQQHKDSKNSSHSGYNRRVSKDSQLR; from the coding sequence ATGGCTTCCGGCTGGGCAAATGACGACGCTGTTAACGAACAGATCAACAGTACTATTGAAGATGCGGTTGCGCGCGCCCGCGGTGAAATTCCGCGCGGCGAAAGCTTAACGGAATGCGAAGAATGCGGAGAACCCATTCCGGAGGCGCGCCGGAAAGCCATCCCCGGCGTAAGGCTTTGCATCTCCTGCCAGCAGCATAAAGATTCAAAAAACTCATCACATTCGGGATATAATCGCAGAGTTTCGAAAGACAGCCAGTTACGTTGA
- a CDS encoding fimbrial protein — MNKVALGLFIAAAVGCSASAFAATNGEGQINFTGEIIDSACQVVNGLSNPLNVQLGKVSKTVFTGAGSTSTLTKFDIQLKDCPETVTSAAINFGGTPDANNNATLALTPDVDAATGVAIQLVDASEQPVSLYTPSQQYPLASGTAVNDLIFGARYIQTGAAITAGPANSVSTFTVIYN; from the coding sequence ATGAACAAGGTTGCTTTAGGTTTATTCATCGCCGCAGCGGTGGGATGTTCTGCATCCGCATTTGCGGCAACAAACGGTGAAGGGCAGATCAACTTCACCGGGGAAATTATTGATTCAGCGTGTCAGGTGGTTAATGGGTTAAGTAACCCGTTAAACGTTCAGTTAGGTAAAGTCTCTAAAACGGTATTTACCGGGGCAGGCTCTACCAGCACGTTAACGAAGTTCGATATTCAGTTAAAAGACTGTCCGGAAACCGTTACCTCTGCAGCGATTAACTTCGGCGGAACGCCGGATGCGAATAACAACGCAACGCTGGCATTAACGCCGGATGTGGATGCGGCAACGGGTGTCGCTATTCAGCTGGTTGACGCTTCTGAGCAGCCGGTGAGTCTGTACACCCCTTCTCAGCAATATCCGTTAGCCTCCGGTACAGCAGTTAACGACCTGATATTCGGCGCGCGTTATATTCAAACCGGGGCCGCGATTACCGCAGGTCCGGCTAACTCCGTTTCGACCTTCACCGTTATCTATAACTGA